A stretch of the Methanofervidicoccus abyssi genome encodes the following:
- a CDS encoding 50S ribosomal protein L3, which translates to MGMNRNRPRRGSLAFSPRKRAKRPVPKIRSWPDEERIRLQAFPVYKAGTTHALIKENNPKSPNAGQEIFTPVTILEAPDINVAGIRVYERTTRGLKTLTEVWADNLDKELSRKITLPKKSESDVDKLDKLVDKIVDVRAIVHTNPKNTCLPKKKPEILEIRIGGKNINGRLSYAKEILGKSISIMDVFSEGEFVDTIGVTKGKGFQGPVKRWGVKIQFGKHRRQGVGRHVGSIGPWTPKRVMWTVPMAGQMGYHQRTEYNKRILKIGNNGEEVTPKGGFLHYGIIKNNYVILKGSVQGPPKRLIVLRSAIRCPEDKFGLPEITYLSRESKQGN; encoded by the coding sequence GGCCAGATGAAGAAAGAATCAGACTCCAAGCATTCCCGGTATATAAAGCAGGGACGACACATGCACTAATTAAGGAGAACAATCCCAAGAGTCCAAACGCTGGACAGGAAATATTCACTCCTGTGACTATATTGGAGGCTCCTGATATTAACGTTGCAGGGATTAGGGTATATGAGAGAACTACAAGAGGTTTGAAGACATTAACTGAGGTATGGGCCGATAACTTAGATAAGGAACTGTCTAGAAAAATAACACTTCCAAAGAAGAGCGAATCTGATGTGGATAAGTTGGATAAACTCGTAGATAAGATAGTAGATGTAAGAGCCATAGTTCATACAAACCCCAAGAATACCTGTCTCCCAAAGAAGAAACCTGAGATATTAGAGATAAGGATAGGTGGTAAAAACATTAACGGGAGGCTCTCCTACGCCAAGGAGATTCTAGGTAAATCTATATCTATAATGGATGTATTCTCAGAGGGCGAGTTTGTAGATACCATAGGCGTTACAAAAGGTAAAGGTTTCCAGGGGCCTGTTAAGAGGTGGGGTGTAAAGATACAGTTTGGAAAACACAGAAGGCAGGGAGTTGGTAGGCACGTAGGTTCTATAGGACCCTGGACACCTAAAAGAGTTATGTGGACAGTACCTATGGCTGGGCAGATGGGATACCATCAAAGGACGGAATACAACAAGAGGATTCTGAAGATAGGAAATAACGGAGAAGAGGTAACTCCAAAAGGAGGATTCTTACACTACGGTATAATTAAGAACAACTACGTGATCCTTAAAGGTTCAGTGCAAGGACCTCCAAAGAGGCTTATTGTATTGAGAAGTGCTATAAGATGTCCAGAAGACAAGTTTGGATTACCTGAGATAACATATTTAAGTAGGGAGTCTAAGCAGGGTAATTAA
- the rpl4p gene encoding 50S ribosomal protein L4 — MIAKVYTLDGSEKGEIELPPVFETEYRPDLIRRAFLSAFTARLQPKGVDPMAGKRTSAKSIGKGHGMARVRRTREGRAAFVPQAVGGRRCHPPKVEKILHEKINKKERRKALMSAIAASANPELVRNRGHIIDDIPSIPVVVENEFESILKTREVFNVFENLGLNKDVERAKNGIKIRAGKGKMRGRRYRKPKSVLVVVSDLCNVVKGARNLPGVDVITADSLGILHIAPGGDAGRLTLWTEGAIEKIRERF; from the coding sequence ATGATTGCCAAGGTTTATACACTAGATGGTTCTGAAAAGGGGGAGATAGAACTACCACCTGTATTTGAGACGGAATATAGGCCTGATTTAATAAGAAGGGCTTTTCTATCTGCATTTACCGCAAGACTCCAGCCAAAGGGAGTAGATCCAATGGCAGGTAAGAGGACTTCTGCAAAGTCCATAGGTAAAGGACATGGTATGGCAAGGGTTAGGAGGACTAGAGAAGGTAGGGCTGCATTTGTACCTCAGGCTGTAGGAGGTAGAAGATGCCACCCCCCAAAGGTGGAGAAGATACTCCATGAAAAGATAAACAAGAAGGAGAGAAGAAAGGCATTGATGAGTGCTATAGCAGCTTCTGCCAACCCTGAGTTGGTAAGGAACAGGGGACATATTATAGACGATATACCTTCTATCCCAGTAGTTGTGGAGAATGAATTTGAAAGTATATTAAAAACCAGGGAAGTGTTTAACGTATTTGAAAACTTAGGTTTAAATAAAGATGTTGAGAGGGCAAAAAACGGTATCAAGATCAGGGCTGGAAAGGGTAAAATGAGGGGGAGAAGGTATAGAAAACCTAAGAGTGTATTGGTGGTTGTAAGTGATCTCTGTAACGTAGTCAAAGGTGCTAGAAATCTACCTGGTGTAGATGTGATCACTGCAGATAGTTTAGGGATACTCCAT